A segment of the Streptomyces sp. P9-A2 genome:
CTGGAGACAGAGGCACCGCTGCCGTCCGGCCGGTACATCGTCTACGGCTGCCCCGACTGCGAGGACCTCGCCTGCGGCGCGGTGACCGCCGCCATCGAACGGGACGGCGAGGACTACATCTGGCGGGACTTCGCCTGGCAGACCGGCGAACACGCCGACCTGGAACGCGACGGGTACCGCGGTCTGGGCCCGTTCCGCTTCCGCGGCGCCGACTACCGTGCGGCCCTCGCCGCCCTGCCGGCCGGCGGCGCCCAGGGCACCCGCCGCCGCGTCCTGCTGATCGGCGCCCGTGTCGCCCTGCTGGCCAGGCTCGCCGCGGCCCTGCGCACCATCGGCGTCGGCGCCGACATAGCCCACGACGCCGACGGTGTCCCCGCCGACGAACTGCGCGGCTACGGCGCCGTCGTCTTCGGCCGGTCGGCCGGCCCCGCCGAACGGGACGCCGTGCGTGCCGCCTTCGCCGCTGTCGGCGTCGACGTGCCCTGCGTCGACGGCCGCGCCCCGATCGTCCCGCTGCTCGTCGCCCGGACCGAGCAGGCCCTGGACCGCAGCCCGCCCGAGCAGCGCCGCCTGACCGCCCTGACCGCCCTGACCGCCCTGACCGCCCTGGCCTCCTCGGCCTCGGCGGAAACCGCCGCGGGGGCCGACGCGGAGGTCGAGGTCACCTCGTCGTGCCGGGTGCACCTCACGGCATACCGCGTCGGCCGCCTCGCCCGCACCCACACCCGCGAAGTCTTCGACGGCGTCCTGGAACCGGGCCGCCACCGCATTCCCCTGGACCCGAGGACGGTCAGGGGGGAGTCCTACCTGGTGGCCCGCACCGCCGGGGCGGTCCTGACCACGGCGGTGCGGCGGTGAGCACCGGTGACGGAGAGCGCGTACGGGGGAAACGCACGGGGGGAGGGGAATCGCACGTGGGACACGGGGGAGGAGGAACGCACGGGGAGAGGCCCGGGGGAGTGCGGCGGCCGCGGGAGGGCCGGCAACCGGATGTCCGAGGGAGGACGCGCGAAGGCTAGGATCGGCGGTCTGATGACTGCCACCCTCGTCGCCAAGAACCTCTCCGCCGGCCATGGCGACCGCTCCCTGTTCACCGGCCTCGACCTCGTCGTCGCCCCCGGCGACGTGATCGGCCTGGTCGGCGCCAACGGCGCCGGCAAGTCCACCCTGCTGCGCCTGCTCGCCGGGCTCACCGTGCCGGAGGAGGGCGAGCTGCGGCTCTCCCCGCCCACGGCGACCGTCGGCCACCTCCCGCAGGAGCCGGAACGCCGGGCCGGCGAGACCGTCCGGGACTTCCTGGCCCGCCGTACCGGTGTCGCCGAGGCCCAGCGGACGATGGACGAGACGACCCAGGCCCTGGTCGACGGGGCGCCCGGTGCCGACGACGCGTACGCGGAAGCCCTGGAGCGCTGGCTGGCCCTGGGTGGTGCGGACCTCGACGAACGCGCCGAGGAGGTCACCGCCTCCCTCGGCCTGACCGTCGGCCCGGAGCACCTCATGACCGCCCTGTCCGGCGGCCAGGCGGCCCGCGCCGGCCTCGCCTCCCTCCTCCTGTCCCGGTACGACGTCTTCCTCCTCGACGAGCCGACCAACGACCTCGACCTCGACGGCCTGGAGCGCCTCGAACGTTTCGTCGGCGGCCTGCGCGCCGGCACGGTCGTGGTCAGCCACGACCGCGAGTTCCTCACCCGCACGGTCACCAAGGTCCTCGAACTCGACCTCGCCCAGGGGCGGATCAACCTCTACGGCGGCGGCTACGCGGCCTACCTGGAGGAACGGGAGGTGGCCCGCCGGCACGCCCGCGACGAGTACGAGGAGTACTCCGACAAGAAGTCCGCGCTCCAGGGCCGGGCCCAGATCCAGCGGTCCTGGATGGACAAGGGCGTCAAGAACGCGCGCCGCAAGGCGGGCAACGACAACGACAAGATCGGCCGCAAGTTCCGCAGCGAGGCCAGCGAGAAGCAGGCCGCCAAGGCCCGCCAGACCCAGCGCATGATCGAACGCCTCGAGGTGGTCGAGGAGCCGCGCAAGGAGTGGGAGCTGCGCATGGAGATCGCGGCGGCCCCGCGCTCCGGCGCGGTGGTGGCGACGCTGCGGGACGCCGAGGTACGGCGCGGCGACTTCGTGCTCGGGCCGGTCACCCTGCAGATCGACTGGGCGGACCGGGTCGCCGTCACGGGCGCCAACGGCGCCGGGAAGTCCACCCTGCTGGGCGCCCTGCTGGGCCGCGTCCCGGTCGACGCCGGGCACGCCGCGCTCGGCTCGGGCGTGCTGCTCGGCGAGGTCGACCAGGCCCGCGCGCTGTTCCACGGCACCGAGGCCCTGCTCGAAGCCTTCCGCGCCGGGGTCCCGGACACCGAACCGGCCGAGGTCCGCACCCTGCTGGCCAAGTTCGGCCTCACATCGGACCATGTGATGCGTCCGGCGGTCACCCTCTCGCCGGGCGAACGCACCCGCGCCGCCCTCGCCCTCCTCCAGGGGCGGGGCGTCAACCTCCTCGTCCTCGACGAGCCCACCAACCACCTCGACCTGCCCGCCATCGAGCAGCTGGAATCGGCCCTGGACTCCTACGAGGGCACCCTGCTCCTCGTCACCCACGACCGGCGCATGCTCGACGCGGTGCACGTCACCCGCCGCCTGGAAGTGACCGACGGCAAGGTCACCGAGCACTGACCGGACATTGACCGGGCCCGGAGCAGGCGACGGCCGATCACGGGCTGAGTGCTGACCGGGGCCGGACTGATCACGGAGTGGGTGACGGCCGGGCCCGGACCGACCACGGACCGGGTGACGGCTGAGTGCTGACCGGGCCCGGACCGGTCACGGAGCGGGCGACGGCCGATCACGGGCTGAGTGCTGACCGGGCCCGGACCGGTCACGGAGTGGGCGGTGACCGGGGCCTGACGGAGTACCGGTCACGACAACGCGGAACGGACCGACGGCCCGGGCCCTCGCACCGCAGTGGAGGAACCGGGCCGTCGGCCGACGCGAAACCTAGCCCTTGCCCTTCTTCCGGTCGACCAGCCCCGCCCGGCGCAGGGCGTCGGCCATCGCGCTGTTCGCCGGCGCGGGAGCCGGACGCGCCCCGCCGCTCCCGCGACCGCCGCCACCGCCCCCGCCGCGGCCCTGCCCCTGCCCCTGGGGCTGGCCCTGACGCTGCTGCGGCGGGCGTGCCCCGCCGCGCTGCCTGCGCCCGCCGGGGGCCTCGGTCTGCTCGGCGGCCTCGTCGTCCAGCCGCAGCGTCAGCGAGATCCGCTTGCGCGGAATGTCGATGTCGAGAACCTTCACCTTGACGATGTCGCCCGGCTTCACCACGTCCCGCGGGTCCTTGACGAACGTCCTCGACAACGCGGAGACATGCACCAGACCGTCCTGGTGGACGCCGATGTCGACGAACGCGCCGAAGGCCGCCACGTTCGTCACCACGCCCTCCAGGATCATTCCGGAGGCCAGGTCGGAGATCTTCTCCACGCCTTCCTTGAAGGCAGCGGTTCTGAACGCCGGCCGCGGGTCGCGCCCCGGCTTCTCCAGCTCCTTGAGGATGTCCGAGACGGTCGGCAGACCGAACTTCTCGTCCACGAAGTCCTGCGGCCTCAGCGAGCGCAGCACCGCCGTGTTGCCGACCAGGGAGGTGACTTCCTCACCGGACTTCTGCATCATGCGCCGGACCACCGGATAGGCCTCCGGGTGCACGCTGGAGGCGTCCAGCGGGTCGCCGCCGCGGATCCGCAGGAAGCCCGCACACTGCTCGTACGCCTTGGGGCCGAGCCGCGGCACCTTCTTCAGCTCGCGGCGGGAGGCGAACGGCCCGTTGCCGTCCCGGTGGGCCACGATGTTCTCGGCGAGCCCGGAGGTGATGCCGGAGACCCGGGCGAGCAGCGGCGCGGACGCCGTGTTGACGTCCACACCCACGCCGTTCACACAGTCCTCCACCACCGTGTCCAGCGAACGCGACAGCTTCACCTCGGACAGGTCGTGCTGGTACTGGCCGACACCGATCGACTTCGGGTCGATCTTCACCAGCTCCGCCAGCGGATCCTGGAGCCGGCGCGCGATCGACACCGCCCCGCGCAGCGACACGTCCATGTCCGGCAGCTCCTGCGAGGCGAACGCGGACGCCGAGTACACCGAGGCGCCCGCCTCGGACACCATCACCTTCGTCAGCTTCAGCTCGGGGTGCCGGGTGATGAGATCACCGGCGAGCCTGTCGGTCTCGCGGGAGGCGGTGCCGTTGCCGATCGCGATCAGCTCGACGGCGTGCTCCTTCGCGAGCCGGGCCAGCTTGGCGATCGACTCGTCCCACCGGTTCGCCGGGACGTGCGGGTGGATCACGTCGGTGGCGACGACCTTGCCGGTCGCGTCGACGACGGCGACCTTCACACCCGTACGGAAGCCCGGGTCGAGACCGAGCGTCGCGCGGGTACCGGCCGGAGCGGCGAGCAGCAGGTCGCGCAGATTCGCCGCGAACACCCGCACCGCCTCGTCCTCGGCCGCCGTACGCAGCCTCAGTCGCAGGTCGATGCCGAGATGCACCAGGATGCGCGTGCGCCACGCCCAGCGGACGGTGTCCAGCAGCCACTTGTCGGCGGGGCGGCCCTGATCGCCGATCCTGAACCGGTGGGCCACCGTGCCCTCGTACGAGGACGGGCCCTCCGTCGCCTCCTCCGGCTCCAGGACGAGGTCCAGGACCTCCTCCTTCTCGCCGCGCAGCATCGCCAGGATCCGGTGCGAGGGCAGCTCGGTGAACGGCTCGGCGAAGTCGAAGTAGTCGGAGAACTTCGCGCCCGCCTCCTCCTTGCCCTCGCGGACCTTGGCGGCGAGCCGCCCGCGCACCCACATGCGCTCCCGCAGCTCGCCGATCAGGTCGGCGTCCTCCGAGAACCGCTCGGTGAGGACGGCCCGCGCGCCGTCCAGGGCGGCCTGCGGATCGGCGACACCCTTGTCGGCGTCCACGAACGCGGCAGCCGCGGCGAGGGGGTCGACACCCGGGTCACCGAGCAGCCCGTCCGCCAGCGGCTCGAGTCCCGCCTCCCGCGCGATCTGCGCCTTGGTACGCCGCTTGGGCTTGTACGGCAGATAGACGTCCTCCAGGCGCGCCTTGGTCTCCGCGCCCCGGATCCGAGCCTCCAGCTCCTCGCTGAGCTTGCCCTGTTCGCGCACCGACTCCAGGATCGCCGTACGACGCTCCTCGAGCTCCCGCAGATAGCGCAGCCGCTCCTCGAGCGTGCGCAGCTGCGCATCGTCGAGCATCTCGGTGGCTTCCTTGCGGTAGCGGGCGATGAAGGGCACCGTCGAACCGCCGTCGAGCAGTTCCACGGCGGCCCTGACCTGCCGCTCCCGTACGCCGAGCTCCCCGGCGATCCTGTCTTCGATGGACCCTTGCAGGGGTGTCGTCACGATCCCGTACCGCCTTCTTCGCTGAGGTTGCGCGGCAATTGTGGCAGGTGACGCCGACAATCGGGGATCAGGGCGGCGACGCGCCGGACGGTGGTGCGGGCCGGGTCAGGCGCGCCGGCCCCGGCCCGCCGAGGAGGCGCCTCCGAACAGCCGGGCCAGCGCCCGGAACGGCAGTGTCACGACGGTGGCGACGGCGCCGCCGACCTGACGCAGGACATCCGCGATGGCACGCAACACGTGTCTCCTTCGGTCTTCGGTGTTCCGTCCGTCCCGGGCGGGACGGACGGAGTGATGACCTACGGGTACCTCGTCAGGGCTCCGGCATGCCCGCCCGCTGCGAACGCCGTACCCTACGGCCGTTCCGACAGGCTCCAGTTGAACCGGGGCGGCCTTCGTTCCAGGAAGGCGGCGACCCCCTCCGCCGTGTCGCCGTTGCCCTGTGCCCGGCCGCTCCAGTGGGCGTCACGGTCGGTGCGCCCGTTCGCGAACTCCTTCGCCGCGGCCTGGGTCAGCTGCGAACGCGAGGCCAGCACCGCGGTGAACTCCGCGACCCGCCGGTCCAGTCCGTCCACGGGCAGCACCTCGTCGACCAGCCCCGTACGCAGCGCCCGCGCGGTGTCGATCAGCTCGCCGGAGAACAGCAGGTACTTGGCGGCGGAGGGCCCCACCAGCGACACCAGCCGCCGGGTGGAGGAGGCCGGGTAGACGATCCCGAGCCGGGCCGGGGTCACCCCGAACACCGCTCCCTCCTGCGCGAACCGCAGATCGCAGGCCGCCGCCAGCTGCGCCCCGCCGCCGACGCAGTGTCCCCGGACCGCCGCGAGCGTCGGTTTGGGGAACGCGGCGAGTGCCTCCTCGGCCGCAATGGCGAGCCGCTGCGCCTCCTGCGGTGACCCCTTGAGCGTGGAGATGTCGGCCCCGGCGCAGAACGTCCCGCCCTCGCCGGTGAGCACCAGCGCCCGCACCCCGGCGTCGTCCGCCAGCGCGTCGAGCAGCGGTGGCAGCGCGCGCCACATCGCGGTCGTCATGGCGTTGCGCTTCGCCGGATGGCGGATGACGACCGTGGCGACCGATCCGGTGACGCTGTGCGACAACTGCGGCTCCATGCGCCGGATGCTATCCGTCCCGGCCGGGGCGCTGACCGGCAGGAGCGCGTGAAGCGTTACGCGACACCGGGGGCAGGGGAGAACGACAGGGAACGGACCGCGAGGAGGCAGTCATGGCCAAGTCCACCGAACCGCGTGGCGAGGCGGCCGAGCTGAAGAGCGGCTTCACCTGGCTCGCCGCACTCGGCGTGATCCTGGTCGTCGCCGGCCTCGTCGGTCTCGTCCACACCGCCGTCGCCACCCTGACGACGATGGTGCTGTTCGGCTGGCTGCTGCTGATCGGCGGCGCGGTCTCGCTGCTGCAGGCCGTCCAGGCCCGGCACAGCAACTTCTTCTGGCTCGCGGTGATCGTCGCGGCACTGAACATCGCGGCCGGTGTGGTGGTCCTGCGCACACCGGCGGCGGCGGCCGAGGCGCTGACCATGTTCGCCGCGCTGCTGTTCCTCACCGGCGGACTGTTCCGCCTGGTGGGCAGCATGGTGGTGCGCGGTCCGCAGTTCGGCGTGACGCTCCTGCAGGGCGTCCTGGGCCTCCTCCTCGGAATCCTGGTGCTGATCACCTGGCCCAGCAGCAGCCAGTACGTGATCGGCGCCTTCCTCTCGCTGACCCTGCTCTTCGACGGGCTGGGTCTGATCGCCACCGGCTACGGCGGGCGCAGGATCGTGGCCATGGTCTCCGACCGGCCGACGGGCCCGGAGAGCACCGGGCCGGGCGTCAAACCCGTACAACCCGAATAGTCCGCCGACGCGACACAAGGCGAACAGGAAAAGTCTCACAATTCACTACGGTGTACGCCAACGGTCAGAAACGCTCGATACCCGCTGACTTCTGTTCAGTGCTTCGGTGTGACGCGCATAGTTACCAACACTCGACGTGTGGTGACAATCGAGCGTGAGGGTGGCGACCGGACGATGGACGACCAGGGGCGTGGGCCCGGCCCACGCCCGGAGGACGAGGACAGACCCGCCGAGGCGGAGACCGCACCACCGGGATCGGCACCGCTGCCGTACGAAGGCGTCTGGCGGTTCACCGCCCCCGCTGCCGACGCCTCGGTCCCACAGGCGCGCCACGCCGTACGGGACCTGCTGCTGCGCCAGGGGGTGCCGGTCGCCGACGACGTGGTCCAGGGGCTGTTGCTGATCGTCTCGGAGCTGGTCACCAATGCCGTACGGCACGCGGCGCTGCTCTCCCCGACGCTCGCCGTCGAGGTCGCCGTCGGCGCCGAGTGGGTCCGGGTGTCCGTGGAGGACAACCACCCCTACCGCCCGACCGCCCTGGAGGCGGACCACGGCCGCACCGGCGGACGCGGACTGCTCCTGGTGCGCGAGATCACCCGTGAGTCGAACGGCATGTGCGACGTCGAGCACACCGCGAGCGGCGGCAAGGTGATCTGGGCCGCCCTGCCGCTCAAACCCGCGCAGGCCTGACGGTCGCACGCGCACACGCTCCGACGGTCACCACCGGCGGCAGGCCCGACGAGCGAGCCCGGCAGGCCCGACGACCGGGCGCAGGGGGACCCGCGACCGGCCCTCGCGCGGTCACCGGCCCGCAGGCGGCGCGGTCACCAGCCCGCAGACGGCCCCGTCAGCTCACGGATCGCCGGGCGGACCGCGTCCAGCACGGTCATGAACCACACCGAGAAGGTGTCCTCGGCATGACGCCGGGCCAGCTCGTCCGGGGTCACGAACGCGGTGGACGCCACCTCCTCGGGATCCGCCCGCAGCGGTGCCTGCACCATGCCGACGAACAGATGGTTGTACTCCTGCTCGACCAGACCGGAGGCCGGGTCCGGGTGGTTGTAGCGCACCGTGCCCGCCTCGGCGAGCAGCGACGGGGAAAGCCCCAGCTCCTCGAAGGTCCGCCGGGCCGCCGCGGCGAACGGCGCCTCACCGGGGTAGGGGTGCCCGCAGCAGGTGTTGGACCACACGCCGGGGGAGTGGTATTTGCCCAGCGCCCGCTGCTGGATCAGCAGCCGCCCGCGCTCGTCGAAGAGGAACACCGAGAACGCCCGGTGCAGCTGCCCCGGGGGCTGATGGGCGGCGAGCTTCTCCGCAGTGCCGAGCGTCACGCCGTCTTCGTCGACCAGCTCCAGCAGAATCGCCTCGGCGGCAGGGCTCGACGGGTTGTGTGTCGCGGTGGCAGGTGTGATCGGCATACCCATCCTTCATTCGGTCTTCGCGCCCCAAGTCTGCCGCACGAATCCGGCACTCCCGGCACCCCCCGCACCGTCCGCATGTCCCGAGGCGGTCCGGCCCGCGGCCGGCGCAGGCGATGGACCGGAAGGGGGGCCCGGTGGATGATCTGCCCGCACCAGCGGCGGGAGAACCGCGAGGAGCGGGGCGCCATGAGGGAAAAGGCGCCTGCACGGGGGCGGGAGGATGCTCCCTCCGGCGCACGTGTACCGGCCTCACGCCCCAGCGGCGCCTCCCGTCCCCACCGCACCCCGTACGCACCGTCGTCACGGCATGTCGTCACGGCATGTCGTCACGGCACGTGGTCATGTCACGCCGCTCGCGCGGTCCCGCGACCGGGTGCCGTCTCAGTGGCAGAGCCGTGCCTCGTGCTCCGCGTGACCGCGCGGTTCCAGCTGGAAGGTGCAGTGCTCCACGTCGAAGTGGTCGCCCAGACAGCTCTGCAGCTCGTGCAGCATCTTCTCGTGTCCGATGGCGCTGAGTACATCGGAGCTGACGACCACGTGCGCGGAGAGCACCGGCATGCCCGAGGTGATGGTCCAGGCGTGCAGATCGTGCACGTCCTCGACGCCCTGCGTGCCCAGGATGTGCGCCCGGACCTGGGCCATGTCCACGCCCTTGGGCGCCGCCTCCAGCAGGACGTCCAGGGTCTCGCGCAGCAGCCTGAAGGCGCGGGGCACGATCAGCACGGCGATCACGAGGGAGGCGATCGGGTCGGCGGCCGTCCAGCCGGTCGCCACGACGACCAGTGCCGAGACGATCACCGCGACCGAGCCGAACGCGTCGGCGGCCACCTCCAGGAACGCCCCGCGCACGTTCAGGCTCTCCTTCTGCCCGCGCATCAGCAGCGCCAGTGACACCAGATTGGCGACCAGGCCGATCGCGCCGAAGACGAGCGTCAGCCCGCCCTCGGTGTCGGCCGGTGCGAGGAACCGCTGGATCGCCTCGTACAACACGTAACCGCCCACTCCGAGCAGCAGCAGGCAGTTCGCGAGCGCCGCGAGTATCTCCGCGCGGGCGTAGCCGAAGGTGCGGCGCTCGCTCGGCGGGCGGTTCGCGAAATGGATCGCCAGCAGGGCCATGCCCAGCCCCAGCGCGTCCGTCGCCATGTGCGTCGCGTCGGCGACGAGGGCGAGCGAGTCGGCCAGCAGGCCGCCGATGATCTCGACGACCATGACGCCGAGCGTGATCGCCAGCGCCGCCCGGAGCCTGCCGCGGTACGCCGCGCTCGCCGTACCGCCGCCGTGCGCGCCGTGCGCGTGCCCGTGATCGTGCCCAGCCCCCATGAAAGCCGTCCCTCCATGACTCGTCCGGATCACAGTGAACTACGGGCAGGGGGCATGGGGCAACGCGGCACTGAACACCGTTGTCATGTGCCCTGACCTGCGTAAACGGTTCGCAGGTCAGACGTGCTCGGGGCGGTGCGCGTTTCTTGCGGACAACCCGGTCGGCGGTGCCGCCGGGTCGCGGACGCGGAGGCCACCGAGGCTTGGACGGTGAGGCCGCCGGGCTCGGACCGGCCTCACCGTGCGCATGCGCCGGGGTACGGGGCGTGGCCCCCGTGACGAGATCCACAGGAGACCCGCGCCGGGCTCGCCGTGCGCGACCGCCGGTGCGGGAACGTGGAGTGCCCGCTCCCGCGGTGCCCGCGCGGGGGCGGAAAGGCCCTCGCCCTCCCCGGCGGTACGGTGTGGGCCGGGCCGCCGGCTCGGGACCTCCACCGGGTTGCCCACGGACCTCGATACGGACATTGCGCTGGTCAGAGGCCGGCAACC
Coding sequences within it:
- a CDS encoding LPFR motif small protein, translated to MLRAIADVLRQVGGAVATVVTLPFRALARLFGGASSAGRGRRA
- the idi gene encoding isopentenyl-diphosphate Delta-isomerase, whose amino-acid sequence is MPITPATATHNPSSPAAEAILLELVDEDGVTLGTAEKLAAHQPPGQLHRAFSVFLFDERGRLLIQQRALGKYHSPGVWSNTCCGHPYPGEAPFAAAARRTFEELGLSPSLLAEAGTVRYNHPDPASGLVEQEYNHLFVGMVQAPLRADPEEVASTAFVTPDELARRHAEDTFSVWFMTVLDAVRPAIRELTGPSAGW
- a CDS encoding ABC-F family ATP-binding cassette domain-containing protein encodes the protein MTATLVAKNLSAGHGDRSLFTGLDLVVAPGDVIGLVGANGAGKSTLLRLLAGLTVPEEGELRLSPPTATVGHLPQEPERRAGETVRDFLARRTGVAEAQRTMDETTQALVDGAPGADDAYAEALERWLALGGADLDERAEEVTASLGLTVGPEHLMTALSGGQAARAGLASLLLSRYDVFLLDEPTNDLDLDGLERLERFVGGLRAGTVVVSHDREFLTRTVTKVLELDLAQGRINLYGGGYAAYLEEREVARRHARDEYEEYSDKKSALQGRAQIQRSWMDKGVKNARRKAGNDNDKIGRKFRSEASEKQAAKARQTQRMIERLEVVEEPRKEWELRMEIAAAPRSGAVVATLRDAEVRRGDFVLGPVTLQIDWADRVAVTGANGAGKSTLLGALLGRVPVDAGHAALGSGVLLGEVDQARALFHGTEALLEAFRAGVPDTEPAEVRTLLAKFGLTSDHVMRPAVTLSPGERTRAALALLQGRGVNLLVLDEPTNHLDLPAIEQLESALDSYEGTLLLVTHDRRMLDAVHVTRRLEVTDGKVTEH
- a CDS encoding Tex family protein yields the protein MTTPLQGSIEDRIAGELGVRERQVRAAVELLDGGSTVPFIARYRKEATEMLDDAQLRTLEERLRYLRELEERRTAILESVREQGKLSEELEARIRGAETKARLEDVYLPYKPKRRTKAQIAREAGLEPLADGLLGDPGVDPLAAAAAFVDADKGVADPQAALDGARAVLTERFSEDADLIGELRERMWVRGRLAAKVREGKEEAGAKFSDYFDFAEPFTELPSHRILAMLRGEKEEVLDLVLEPEEATEGPSSYEGTVAHRFRIGDQGRPADKWLLDTVRWAWRTRILVHLGIDLRLRLRTAAEDEAVRVFAANLRDLLLAAPAGTRATLGLDPGFRTGVKVAVVDATGKVVATDVIHPHVPANRWDESIAKLARLAKEHAVELIAIGNGTASRETDRLAGDLITRHPELKLTKVMVSEAGASVYSASAFASQELPDMDVSLRGAVSIARRLQDPLAELVKIDPKSIGVGQYQHDLSEVKLSRSLDTVVEDCVNGVGVDVNTASAPLLARVSGITSGLAENIVAHRDGNGPFASRRELKKVPRLGPKAYEQCAGFLRIRGGDPLDASSVHPEAYPVVRRMMQKSGEEVTSLVGNTAVLRSLRPQDFVDEKFGLPTVSDILKELEKPGRDPRPAFRTAAFKEGVEKISDLASGMILEGVVTNVAAFGAFVDIGVHQDGLVHVSALSRTFVKDPRDVVKPGDIVKVKVLDIDIPRKRISLTLRLDDEAAEQTEAPGGRRQRGGARPPQQRQGQPQGQGQGRGGGGGGGRGSGGARPAPAPANSAMADALRRAGLVDRKKGKG
- a CDS encoding cation diffusion facilitator family transporter, translated to MGAGHDHGHAHGAHGGGTASAAYRGRLRAALAITLGVMVVEIIGGLLADSLALVADATHMATDALGLGMALLAIHFANRPPSERRTFGYARAEILAALANCLLLLGVGGYVLYEAIQRFLAPADTEGGLTLVFGAIGLVANLVSLALLMRGQKESLNVRGAFLEVAADAFGSVAVIVSALVVVATGWTAADPIASLVIAVLIVPRAFRLLRETLDVLLEAAPKGVDMAQVRAHILGTQGVEDVHDLHAWTITSGMPVLSAHVVVSSDVLSAIGHEKMLHELQSCLGDHFDVEHCTFQLEPRGHAEHEARLCH
- a CDS encoding ATP-binding protein, whose protein sequence is MDDQGRGPGPRPEDEDRPAEAETAPPGSAPLPYEGVWRFTAPAADASVPQARHAVRDLLLRQGVPVADDVVQGLLLIVSELVTNAVRHAALLSPTLAVEVAVGAEWVRVSVEDNHPYRPTALEADHGRTGGRGLLLVREITRESNGMCDVEHTASGGKVIWAALPLKPAQA
- a CDS encoding oxidoreductase, with translation MPAEYATFGLTPAIRAGGLLSGGDHQVHRDFVDFVVDGRPLLFRLCDLDAVSPLASDIPPAIFTAQIRSLLLETEAPLPSGRYIVYGCPDCEDLACGAVTAAIERDGEDYIWRDFAWQTGEHADLERDGYRGLGPFRFRGADYRAALAALPAGGAQGTRRRVLLIGARVALLARLAAALRTIGVGADIAHDADGVPADELRGYGAVVFGRSAGPAERDAVRAAFAAVGVDVPCVDGRAPIVPLLVARTEQALDRSPPEQRRLTALTALTALTALASSASAETAAGADAEVEVTSSCRVHLTAYRVGRLARTHTREVFDGVLEPGRHRIPLDPRTVRGESYLVARTAGAVLTTAVRR
- a CDS encoding enoyl-CoA hydratase/isomerase family protein, translating into MEPQLSHSVTGSVATVVIRHPAKRNAMTTAMWRALPPLLDALADDAGVRALVLTGEGGTFCAGADISTLKGSPQEAQRLAIAAEEALAAFPKPTLAAVRGHCVGGGAQLAAACDLRFAQEGAVFGVTPARLGIVYPASSTRRLVSLVGPSAAKYLLFSGELIDTARALRTGLVDEVLPVDGLDRRVAEFTAVLASRSQLTQAAAKEFANGRTDRDAHWSGRAQGNGDTAEGVAAFLERRPPRFNWSLSERP
- a CDS encoding HdeD family acid-resistance protein; translated protein: MAKSTEPRGEAAELKSGFTWLAALGVILVVAGLVGLVHTAVATLTTMVLFGWLLLIGGAVSLLQAVQARHSNFFWLAVIVAALNIAAGVVVLRTPAAAAEALTMFAALLFLTGGLFRLVGSMVVRGPQFGVTLLQGVLGLLLGILVLITWPSSSQYVIGAFLSLTLLFDGLGLIATGYGGRRIVAMVSDRPTGPESTGPGVKPVQPE